Below is a window of Sporosarcina ureae DNA.
AAAGCAGAAAACGGTTTGAATGGTATTGGTATTCCTGTACACCCAGGTGCACAGAAGTACTTTGACGAAGTGAACTAATAAACTGAATTAGTTATCTGATAGAAGCATGGGGACGGTGAAGCGAGAGCTTTGTCCGTCCCATTCTTAATTTTTTAAAGAAATTTGCAAAATTCATACACTATTATGCCTATTGCATGTAATGTAACAGAGAGGATTAAGTGGATGAAAACACGAAAGATTGTTCTTCTGCTGACGTTTCTAATAGGAATTGTAATGCTGGTCGTATTGTTTTATCCATACAGACAAATGATCGTACTTGAAGAGGTTCGGAGCGAACAGCCAAAAGCGTATTATCTTCCATTACATAAGGATCGAAATTTTCAAGTGAACTATATTCACTCGATTCACTTGTCTAATGTGAAGGAGCAATATCGCATTACCGACGACGGAAAGCTCCGTTTCGAATTTATGCAGTATGAAGACGTAGCCATCGGATTGCCAGGTTACGCAGAAGAAGGCGAAACACTGCATGTGGAAGATGGTGTTTATACGCTTACATTCGAAAAACGCGTGATAGATTCGTTTGTTCTCTATGTGGGTAGGGTGAATGCAGATCTGTCTTTGCGATATGAGCAACAAGAGTATCATCTAAAAGAATTCCTTGAAAAGGGTCATTCTTATGAATTTCATGTAATGAAGGTACCAAATTATAAGTTGTTGAAAGGAGTTAGATTAAATGGATCGTAATAAAGATCAGGAAAAAGACATACCCGTACTTTCAGATGAAGAAATGGGTACGCTTTCCGAACAAGAGCAACTCGAAATTCTTCAAAAGTATGACCCGGAATCCAATACACGCGATTTAAAAGGGCTACTAGGAAAAATTGTGTTTTTCGGTTTGCTAGCATTTTCAATTTTTCAGTTGTATACAGCAATTGGTAAGCCATTTACGGCTCAAATCCAGCGTTCGATTCACTTAGGTTTTGCTTTATCACTTATATTCCTCATGTTCCCTGCTAGAAAGAAGATTGGTGAACGCCGTAATAAAGTACCGTTTTACGATATTATTCTATCCATATTGGCAATAGCCGTTGGTTTATACTGGCCGTTATTCATCGATGAATTAGTATTTCGTGTGGGGCGTGTATCCGATATCGATTTAATTATCGGTATTTTAGCAGTTCTACTCACACTAGAAGCAGCGAGACGTGCGGTAGGAATGCCGATTACGATCATCTCGATCGTGTTTCTCGCGTATGCGTTCTTTGGACCTTATTTCCCAGGGTTCCTTGCACATAGAGGACAAAGCGTGGAAAATCTCGTTCAATTAATGTTCTTTACAACAGACGGGATCCTCGGTACACCGATTAGCGTATCCGCCACCTTCATATTCGTCTTCCTACTGTTTGGGGCGTTTCTGGTGAAGACAGGCGTAGGTAACTACTTCAATGACTTAGCAGTAGTATTAGCGGGTCGCTTAACTGGTGGGCCGGCAAAAGTTGCGATTTTCTCAAGTGCTTTGCAAGGTACGATCTCAGGTAGTTCCGTAGCAAACGTTGTTGGATCGGGTTCATACACGATTCCGATGATGAAGAAGCTTGGCTACCGTAAAGAATTTGCGGGTGGAGTAGAGGCTGCGGCTTCTACGGGTGGACAGATTATGCCACCGATCATGGGAGCAGCAGCGTTCCTAATGGTTGAATTCATCGGCGGTGTAACGTATTGGGAAATTGCCAAAGCGGCAGCTATTCCTGCATTGTTATACTTCACAGGAATTTGGATCATGACGCATTTCGAAGCAAAGCGCGTAGGTTTGCAAGGAATGGACGCATCACAGATTCCAAATCGGAAAGAAACATTAAAAAAGATTTATTTATTGCTTCCGATCCTTGGAATTATCGTCTTCTTATTGGCGGGTATTCCTACGATGAAGGCAGCATTACTCGGTATTGTTCTTACGATTATCGTCAGTTCAATTAGCAAAGAGACGAGAATTGGATTTAGAGATATGATTGATGCATTAGTAGATGGTGCACGTACAGCATTGGCTGTTGCGGCAGCGACTGCTTGTGCAGGTATTATTGTTGGCGTCGTTGTAAAGACGGGTCTTGGGCTAAGCTTGGCAACCGGCTTGATCTCAGCAGCCGGTGGTAACGTCTTGCTTACATTAATCTTCACAATGTTTGCAGCAATTATTTTGGGGATGGGCTCTCCAACGACAGCAAACTATGTTATTACATCTACAATTGCAGCGCCTGCCATCATTACACTATTGATGCTTGATGAGCCTGTAGGGGCAGCTGTGCCGATTGTAGTGGCAGTATCAGCACACTTATTCGTATTTTACTTTGGTATCATTGCAGATATCACGCCGCCTGTTGCGTTGGCAGCCTTTGCAGCTTCAGGTATTTCTGGTGGAGATCCGATCAAGACCGGTATCACTTCTGCGAAATTGGCAATAGCCGCCTTCATCATTCCGTATATGTTCGTCTTTAATCCAGCGATGCTGATGCTCGACTCGAGTATAACGGAGATTGTATGGGTGACCTTGACGGCCATTGTAGGTATGGTCGCAATCGGTGCTGGAATAATTGGCTACTGGTACAGTAAATTGAATTGGATTATGCGAATTATAACGATTGGTACAGGTATGCTGTTGATCTATCCTGAAACTATGACTGATATCATTGGTTTGGTGTTATTCATTATCTTGCTGGCATTCCAGTGGATGGGTAACAAGAAAAATACTCCGCCTAAATTAGCGTCAAATTAAATAACTAAAAGACTTGTTAGCTCGAAATGAGCTTGCAAGTCTTTATTTTTTTGAAGAAATAGTAAATTTATTGAATTATCTCCAACGTAAACTAAAGATTCTATTAGTCTATTTGGGAGGTTTGTACTGTAGTGAGTGGTGTAATTAATAGAAGACAAGTTTAGTATTTGTAAGGGTTTGCAAAACAAGTGGATGTTTTCAAACACACCATGATCGTAAAGTCAAGAAGTCAAAGGTCTATAAAAAAGTCAATCGAATTTGGACTAATTACGCAGTTTTGGCAACGCTGATTATGTATATACTACATATAAGCGAATCAGTCATTGCAAACAAAATATAAAGATCGGTACAGAAACCAATCAAATCAAAAGGGAGCGAAATAATATGAATACACAAGAGACATGGTGGGAAAACGTATTTGAAGGGCACTTAGCGCATGGCTTTAACAAAGAACGTATGAGTGAGCTAGAACAAGAAGAATTTTTATATTTCGAGAATGAATCAATAGAAGAACCTATTCATCCTATGCAATAAGAGAAAGGAGAATCTTCTCTGAATAAGGTAACTAACTTCCATAAAAATCGGTAATTTTTCTGTCGTCGTAGAAAAATTGCCGATTTTTAATTTTGTTGTTTACAACAAGGATGGATAATGCTATTATAGTACTTGTGCTTGAGAGCCTAACTGGCTTGCTTCTTACACGCACATCCTAGTATTATCGATTCCGTAGCTCAGCTGGGAGAGCGCCACCTTGACAGGGTGGAGGTCGCTGGTTCGAGCCCAGTCGGGGTCATAGGTGCCAAACCTAAGTTATTTACCGTCGGAACACGGTTTATAACAATAAACAGTCCTATTAGACCGAATGTCTAGGGGCTGTTTTTTTTATGTCTTGATTTCAGATAGTCTTTACTATTTTCGGCAAAATATAATTACAATACACACATAGGTCGCACGGTGTATACTTAAAGTACAAATAAGCATGTAGGTAAGCAGGAGGGATACGTTTTGATGAAAAGAAAACAAGAAACATCCAATGTAAAAGAATATATAGTGGAAGAACAAATAGAATTATTGCCATATTTATTGAAGATCATGTCAAAAAGTAGTCGGAATTCCGTTAAATCAGTTCTTACACGTGGACAAGTTATGGTGGATGGTCACATGACAACAAAGCATAATCAGTCATTAGAACCTGGACAAACGGTTGAAATACAAAGTAACAAAGCCGCTATCAATGTGTCTCAATTAGTAGGTGTAGCTATTCTGCATGAAGATGAGGATCTTATCGTAATCAATAAAGACGCAGGTGTTCTTTCTGTTGCGTCGGAAAAAGAAAAAGATCAGACAGCATATCGTGAAATTACGAAATATGTTAAAAGAAGTCATCCCGAGAATCGGATTTTTGTTGTGCATCGACTGGATCGAGATACATCCGGCGTCATGATGTTTGCTAAAAATGAAGAAACTCAGCAAGCTTTACAAAGCACGTGGAATGAATCCGTAAAGGAACGTTTGTATACGGCACTTGTAGAAGGAAAAGTACGTACACAATCGGGTACTATCAATTCTTGGTTAACTGAAAATAGTGCATTTCGAGTCTATTCAAGCCCGACTGACAATGGCGGGCAGCATGCGATTACACATTATAGAAGAATTCAGGCAAACAAAAACTTTTCATTGTTAGAGGTTCTTCTGGAAACGGGTCGAAAAAATCAAATTCGAGTACATATGGAAGAATTGGGTCATCCTGTGATAGGAGACAAAAAGTACGGTGCTACTGGCAATCCTATACGCAGAGTAGGGCTTCATGCGACGGCATTGGCCTTCCTGCATCCACGTACGGGCGAATTGGTTCGATTTGAAGCAGAAGTACCACAGATCTTTGTTGCGCGTTCTAAATAATGAATCATGTCATTTGCAGTCCCTTAGCTCATCCAAGGGGCTGCTTTTTTATAACTTGACATTCAAACTGATATTTGAATGTATGAATTGACAGAAAGTCATTCATTGCATATACTAAAACTAATCAATCAAATGAACGGTTGAATGAAGAAAACCTGAAAAAT
It encodes the following:
- a CDS encoding DUF1850 domain-containing protein, which gives rise to MKTRKIVLLLTFLIGIVMLVVLFYPYRQMIVLEEVRSEQPKAYYLPLHKDRNFQVNYIHSIHLSNVKEQYRITDDGKLRFEFMQYEDVAIGLPGYAEEGETLHVEDGVYTLTFEKRVIDSFVLYVGRVNADLSLRYEQQEYHLKEFLEKGHSYEFHVMKVPNYKLLKGVRLNGS
- a CDS encoding TRAP transporter permease; protein product: MDRNKDQEKDIPVLSDEEMGTLSEQEQLEILQKYDPESNTRDLKGLLGKIVFFGLLAFSIFQLYTAIGKPFTAQIQRSIHLGFALSLIFLMFPARKKIGERRNKVPFYDIILSILAIAVGLYWPLFIDELVFRVGRVSDIDLIIGILAVLLTLEAARRAVGMPITIISIVFLAYAFFGPYFPGFLAHRGQSVENLVQLMFFTTDGILGTPISVSATFIFVFLLFGAFLVKTGVGNYFNDLAVVLAGRLTGGPAKVAIFSSALQGTISGSSVANVVGSGSYTIPMMKKLGYRKEFAGGVEAAASTGGQIMPPIMGAAAFLMVEFIGGVTYWEIAKAAAIPALLYFTGIWIMTHFEAKRVGLQGMDASQIPNRKETLKKIYLLLPILGIIVFLLAGIPTMKAALLGIVLTIIVSSISKETRIGFRDMIDALVDGARTALAVAAATACAGIIVGVVVKTGLGLSLATGLISAAGGNVLLTLIFTMFAAIILGMGSPTTANYVITSTIAAPAIITLLMLDEPVGAAVPIVVAVSAHLFVFYFGIIADITPPVALAAFAASGISGGDPIKTGITSAKLAIAAFIIPYMFVFNPAMLMLDSSITEIVWVTLTAIVGMVAIGAGIIGYWYSKLNWIMRIITIGTGMLLIYPETMTDIIGLVLFIILLAFQWMGNKKNTPPKLASN
- a CDS encoding RluA family pseudouridine synthase — protein: MKRKQETSNVKEYIVEEQIELLPYLLKIMSKSSRNSVKSVLTRGQVMVDGHMTTKHNQSLEPGQTVEIQSNKAAINVSQLVGVAILHEDEDLIVINKDAGVLSVASEKEKDQTAYREITKYVKRSHPENRIFVVHRLDRDTSGVMMFAKNEETQQALQSTWNESVKERLYTALVEGKVRTQSGTINSWLTENSAFRVYSSPTDNGGQHAITHYRRIQANKNFSLLEVLLETGRKNQIRVHMEELGHPVIGDKKYGATGNPIRRVGLHATALAFLHPRTGELVRFEAEVPQIFVARSK